Proteins found in one Pseudomonas sp. P8_241 genomic segment:
- the lysS gene encoding lysine--tRNA ligase, with amino-acid sequence MSDQELDPQALQQEENSLIALRKEKLAAERAKGNAFPNDFRRDNYCDVLQKQYADKTKEELAEAAIPVKVAGRIMLNRGSFMVIQDMTGRIQVYVNRKTLSEETLAAVKTWDMGDIIAAEGTLARSGKGDLYVEMTNVRLLTKSLRPLPDKHHGLTDTEQRYRQRYVDLIVNEDVRQTFRVRSQVIAHIRSFLMQRDFLEVETPMLQTIPGGAAAKPFETHHNALDMGMFLRIAPELYLKRLVVGGFEKVFEINRNFRNEGVSTRHNPEFTMLEFYQAYADYEDNMDLTEELFRELAQLVLGSTDVPYGDKVFHFGEPFVRLSVFDSILKYNPELTADDLNDIDKARAIAKKAGAKVLGFEGLGKLQVMIFEELVEHKLEQPHFITQYPFEVSPLARRNDDNPNVTDRFELFIGGREIANAYSELNDAEDQAERFMAQVADKDAGDDEAMHYDADFVRALEYGMPPTAGEGIGIDRLVMLLTNSPSIRDVILFPHMRPQA; translated from the coding sequence ATGAGCGACCAAGAACTCGACCCGCAAGCCCTGCAACAGGAAGAAAACTCCCTGATCGCCCTGCGCAAGGAAAAGCTTGCTGCCGAGCGCGCCAAGGGTAATGCCTTCCCGAATGACTTCCGCCGCGACAACTACTGCGATGTCCTGCAGAAACAGTACGCGGACAAGACCAAGGAAGAGCTGGCAGAAGCTGCAATCCCGGTCAAGGTTGCCGGTCGCATCATGCTCAACCGTGGCTCGTTCATGGTGATCCAGGACATGACCGGTCGTATCCAGGTCTACGTCAACCGCAAGACTCTGTCCGAAGAAACTCTGGCCGCGGTGAAAACCTGGGACATGGGCGACATCATTGCCGCCGAAGGCACCCTGGCCCGTTCGGGCAAGGGCGACCTGTACGTCGAAATGACCAACGTGCGCCTGCTGACGAAATCCCTGCGCCCACTGCCGGACAAGCACCACGGCCTGACCGACACCGAACAACGCTACCGCCAGCGTTACGTTGACCTGATCGTCAACGAAGACGTGCGCCAGACGTTCCGCGTGCGTTCGCAAGTCATCGCCCACATCCGCAGCTTCCTGATGCAGCGTGACTTCCTGGAAGTGGAAACGCCGATGCTGCAGACCATTCCTGGCGGCGCGGCAGCCAAGCCGTTCGAAACCCACCACAACGCCTTGGACATGGGCATGTTCCTGCGTATCGCGCCGGAGCTGTACCTCAAGCGCCTGGTGGTTGGCGGCTTCGAGAAAGTGTTCGAGATCAACCGCAACTTCCGTAACGAAGGCGTTTCGACCCGTCACAATCCTGAATTCACCATGTTGGAGTTCTACCAGGCTTACGCCGACTACGAAGACAACATGGACCTGACCGAAGAACTGTTCCGCGAACTGGCGCAGCTGGTTCTGGGCAGCACCGACGTGCCGTACGGCGACAAGGTGTTCCACTTCGGTGAGCCGTTCGTGCGTCTGTCCGTGTTCGACTCGATCCTCAAGTACAACCCTGAGCTGACCGCTGACGACCTGAATGACATCGACAAGGCCCGTGCCATCGCCAAGAAGGCCGGCGCCAAGGTGCTGGGCTTCGAAGGTCTGGGCAAGCTGCAGGTGATGATTTTCGAAGAGCTGGTCGAGCACAAGCTGGAACAGCCGCACTTCATTACCCAGTACCCGTTCGAAGTGTCGCCGCTGGCCCGTCGCAACGACGACAACCCGAACGTCACCGACCGCTTCGAGTTGTTCATCGGTGGCCGCGAAATCGCCAACGCCTACTCCGAGTTGAACGACGCGGAAGACCAGGCCGAGCGCTTCATGGCTCAAGTGGCCGACAAGGATGCCGGTGACGACGAAGCCATGCACTACGACGCCGACTTCGTTCGTGCGCTGGAGTACGGCATGCCGCCAACGGCGGGTGAAGGCATCGGCATCGACCGTCTGGTGATGCTGCTGACCAATTCCCCGTCGATCCGCGACGTGATCCTGTTCCCGCACATGCGACCGCAAGCGTAA
- the adk gene encoding adenylate kinase: protein MRVILLGAPGAGKGTQAQFITEKFGIPQISTGDMLRAAVKAGTELGIKAKSIMDAGGLVSDDLIIALVKDRIAQADCANGFLFDGFPRTIPQAEALVTAGVELDAVVEIAVEDEEIVQRIAGRRVHEASGRVYHIVYNPPKLAGKDDITGEELVQRKDDTEETVRHRLSVYHSQTKPLVDFYQKLSAANGKPKYSHIAGVGSVEAITAKVLAALS, encoded by the coding sequence ATGCGCGTCATTCTGCTGGGAGCTCCCGGGGCCGGTAAAGGTACTCAGGCACAGTTCATCACCGAAAAATTCGGCATTCCGCAAATCTCCACCGGCGACATGCTGCGTGCCGCGGTCAAGGCTGGCACCGAGCTGGGCATCAAGGCCAAGAGCATCATGGATGCCGGCGGCCTGGTCTCCGATGACCTGATCATCGCGCTGGTCAAAGACCGTATCGCCCAGGCCGACTGCGCCAATGGCTTCCTGTTCGATGGCTTCCCGCGCACCATTCCTCAGGCTGAAGCCCTGGTGACTGCAGGCGTTGAGCTGGACGCAGTGGTTGAAATCGCCGTTGAAGACGAAGAAATCGTTCAGCGTATCGCCGGTCGCCGTGTTCACGAGGCCAGCGGCCGCGTTTACCACATCGTCTACAACCCGCCGAAACTTGCCGGTAAAGACGACATCACCGGCGAAGAACTGGTACAGCGCAAGGACGACACCGAAGAAACCGTGCGTCATCGCCTGTCGGTCTACCACTCGCAGACCAAGCCGCTGGTGGATTTCTACCAGAAGCTGTCGGCCGCCAACGGCAAGCCGAAGTACAGCCATATCGCAGGCGTGGGTTCGGTTGAAGCCATCACCGCCAAGGTGCTGGCAGCGCTGAGCTGA
- a CDS encoding DUF4398 domain-containing protein, protein MELKTMKTRTGTSSFTHLRSLKLAALALGSSLVLAGCAGNPPTEQYAVTQSAVNDAVSAGGTEFAAVEMKSAQDKLKQAEIAMHDKQYDQARTLAEQAEWDARVAERKAQAMKAEQSAKDAQQGVQELRQESQRTVQ, encoded by the coding sequence ATGGAGTTGAAGACCATGAAAACCCGAACTGGTACATCCTCGTTCACTCACCTGCGCAGCTTGAAACTGGCGGCACTGGCCCTCGGTAGCAGCCTTGTGCTGGCCGGTTGCGCCGGCAACCCGCCGACCGAGCAATACGCAGTGACCCAATCGGCCGTCAATGACGCGGTGAGCGCAGGCGGCACCGAATTCGCCGCCGTGGAAATGAAGTCCGCCCAAGACAAGCTCAAGCAAGCTGAAATTGCCATGCACGACAAGCAATACGACCAGGCCCGCACACTCGCCGAGCAGGCCGAATGGGACGCTCGCGTGGCAGAGCGCAAGGCCCAGGCAATGAAGGCTGAACAATCAGCGAAAGACGCTCAACAAGGCGTTCAGGAACTGCGTCAGGAAAGCCAGCGCACCGTTCAATAA
- a CDS encoding alpha/beta hydrolase has product MRILGTLWLLLTLTGCSSLLFYPEPGQLFTPEKARLEYRVITLTTADGLKLNAWWLPAKQGVEVKGTVLHLHGNGGNLPMHLGGSYWLPKKGYQVLLVDYRGYGLSEGEPSLPAIYQDIDAAFKWLDQAPEVKAKPLILLGQSLGGSMAVHYLVQHPERQKQLKALILDGAPASYRSVGQFALSTSWLTWPFQVPLSWLVPDGDSAINSMAQLNGVPKLLYHSIDDPIVPLSNGIRLYQAAPPPRVLQLTRGGHVQTFADPVWRTVMLRYLEDPQHFNGLRRLGEIPNYPAPPNSENEPPESPQ; this is encoded by the coding sequence ATGAGAATCCTCGGCACCCTCTGGCTTCTCCTGACCTTGACCGGTTGCAGTTCGCTGCTGTTCTATCCCGAACCCGGTCAGTTGTTCACCCCGGAAAAGGCCAGGCTCGAGTACCGCGTCATCACCCTGACCACCGCCGACGGCCTCAAGCTGAATGCCTGGTGGCTGCCTGCGAAACAAGGCGTCGAAGTCAAAGGCACGGTGCTGCACCTGCATGGCAATGGCGGAAACCTGCCGATGCACTTGGGCGGAAGCTATTGGCTGCCGAAAAAGGGTTACCAGGTATTACTTGTGGACTACCGCGGTTACGGTCTGTCCGAAGGTGAACCGAGTCTGCCGGCCATCTATCAGGACATCGACGCCGCCTTCAAATGGCTCGACCAGGCGCCAGAGGTCAAAGCAAAGCCGCTGATCCTGCTCGGCCAGAGTCTCGGCGGTTCTATGGCCGTGCATTACCTGGTGCAACACCCGGAGCGTCAGAAGCAGCTCAAAGCCCTGATACTCGATGGCGCCCCTGCCAGTTACCGCAGCGTCGGCCAGTTCGCGCTCAGCACTTCATGGCTGACCTGGCCGTTCCAGGTGCCGTTGTCGTGGCTGGTGCCGGACGGCGACAGCGCGATAAATTCCATGGCGCAACTCAATGGCGTGCCGAAACTGCTCTATCACAGCATCGACGATCCGATCGTGCCTCTTTCCAACGGCATCCGTCTGTATCAAGCTGCGCCGCCGCCGAGGGTGTTGCAACTGACTCGCGGCGGGCATGTGCAGACGTTCGCCGACCCGGTCTGGCGCACTGTCATGCTGCGTTACCTTGAAGACCCGCAACATTTCAACGGTCTGCGCCGCCTGGGTGAAATCCCCAATTACCCGGCCCCCCCGAATTCTGAAAATGAACCACCAGAGAGCCCGCAATGA
- a CDS encoding DUF72 domain-containing protein, translated as MLLPYYLGCPSWSENAWRDYLYPPDAKPAEFLNLYSQVFNAVEGNTTFYASPSATTVQRWAETMPEHFRFTAKFPREISHGGDLREQLTAAETFLQLLKPLGERVSPLWLQLSKSFTPQRVPELAGFIDAFGHSLAVEVLHDDFFAKGDSERMLNRLLLDRGVERICLDPRALFSCTSTEPSVLHAQSKKPRVPPRPAAFTQFPQVRFIGHPELEANDPFLLPWVEKVARWIEEGRTPYIFLHTADNVLAAKLAQRFHGRLMLRLPGLPALPELYREPAAEQLGLL; from the coding sequence ATGTTGCTGCCGTATTACCTCGGTTGCCCCTCGTGGAGTGAAAACGCCTGGCGTGACTATCTGTATCCGCCAGACGCCAAACCCGCTGAATTTCTGAATCTCTACTCCCAGGTTTTCAACGCCGTGGAAGGCAATACGACCTTCTACGCGAGTCCGTCTGCAACCACCGTGCAGCGTTGGGCCGAAACCATGCCCGAGCACTTTCGTTTCACCGCCAAATTCCCCCGCGAGATCAGCCACGGCGGCGACTTGCGCGAACAGCTCACCGCCGCCGAAACATTCCTGCAATTGCTCAAACCCCTCGGCGAGCGTGTGTCGCCATTGTGGTTGCAGTTATCGAAAAGCTTCACGCCGCAACGCGTGCCCGAACTGGCCGGATTTATCGACGCCTTTGGGCACTCTCTGGCGGTGGAGGTGCTCCACGACGATTTTTTCGCCAAGGGCGATAGCGAGCGCATGCTCAATCGCCTGTTGCTCGATCGCGGTGTCGAACGCATCTGCCTCGATCCGCGTGCGCTGTTCAGCTGCACCTCGACCGAGCCGTCGGTGCTCCATGCGCAATCCAAGAAACCCCGAGTCCCACCGCGTCCCGCAGCATTTACGCAGTTCCCGCAGGTGCGTTTCATCGGTCATCCCGAGCTTGAAGCCAACGATCCATTCCTGTTGCCGTGGGTGGAGAAAGTCGCACGGTGGATCGAAGAGGGGCGTACGCCATATATCTTCCTGCATACCGCCGATAATGTGCTCGCGGCGAAACTGGCGCAGCGTTTTCATGGGCGCCTGATGTTGCGTTTGCCTGGCTTGCCAGCGCTGCCTGAGCTATACAGAGAACCCGCCGCCGAGCAACTTGGCTTGCTCTGA
- a CDS encoding TetR/AcrR family transcriptional regulator, which yields MAQEGAAGIATAVAESVQYQGRKASRQGSEQRRQDILDAAMRIVVRDGVRAVRHRAVAAEAQVPLSATTYYFKDIDDLLTDTFAQYVERSAAYMAKLWVNNEGLLRDMIASGDGSPQARSNLADDIARLMADYVHRQLVTRREHLLAEQAFRQEALLNPRLAVLVRSHQQILLQGSCQLFQVLGSREPQQDAKVLTAIIGRMEYQGLINDTEPVAEEEMLGNLTRYMHLVLASV from the coding sequence ATGGCTCAAGAAGGTGCAGCGGGTATCGCCACTGCGGTCGCTGAAAGTGTTCAGTACCAGGGCCGCAAGGCCAGCCGACAGGGCAGTGAACAGCGACGACAGGACATTCTCGACGCCGCGATGCGCATCGTCGTGCGCGATGGTGTACGCGCTGTGCGACACCGTGCAGTGGCCGCCGAGGCGCAAGTGCCGTTATCGGCGACCACCTACTATTTCAAGGATATCGATGACTTGCTCACCGATACCTTCGCGCAATACGTGGAACGCAGCGCGGCCTACATGGCCAAGTTGTGGGTGAACAACGAAGGTCTGCTGCGTGACATGATCGCCAGTGGCGACGGTAGCCCGCAGGCCCGTTCAAATCTGGCGGACGATATCGCACGGTTGATGGCGGACTATGTGCATCGACAATTGGTTACGCGCCGCGAGCATCTGTTGGCGGAGCAGGCGTTCCGTCAGGAAGCGTTGCTCAACCCACGCCTTGCCGTATTGGTACGCTCGCATCAGCAAATCCTTTTGCAGGGCTCCTGCCAGCTTTTCCAGGTATTGGGCTCGCGTGAGCCGCAACAAGATGCCAAAGTGTTGACGGCTATAATCGGACGGATGGAATATCAGGGCCTGATCAACGACACCGAGCCGGTCGCCGAAGAGGAAATGCTCGGCAATCTGACGCGGTACATGCATTTGGTACTCGCGTCGGTATAA
- the tsaB gene encoding tRNA (adenosine(37)-N6)-threonylcarbamoyltransferase complex dimerization subunit type 1 TsaB, with amino-acid sequence MSTLLALDTATEACSVALLHDGKVTSHYEVIPRLHAQKLLPMIQQLLADAGTTLQAVDAIAFGRGPGAFTGVRIAIGVVQGLAFALERPVLPVSNLAVLAQRAYREHGASQVASAIDARMDEVYWGCYRETAGEMRLVGAEAVLPPESAALPADANGEWFGAGTGWGYAERIAVSLSGQDAGMLPHAEDLLTLARFAWDRGEAIVADEAQPVYLRDKVATPKAR; translated from the coding sequence ATGAGCACCTTGCTGGCCCTGGACACCGCGACTGAAGCTTGCTCCGTTGCCTTGCTGCATGACGGCAAGGTGACGAGCCATTACGAGGTGATCCCGCGCCTGCATGCGCAGAAGCTGTTGCCGATGATTCAGCAGTTGCTGGCCGATGCCGGGACCACCCTGCAAGCAGTCGATGCCATTGCGTTCGGTCGCGGGCCGGGTGCGTTTACCGGCGTGCGCATTGCCATCGGTGTGGTGCAAGGCTTGGCGTTCGCGCTGGAGCGCCCGGTGCTGCCGGTGTCGAACCTCGCCGTGTTGGCCCAGCGTGCCTATCGCGAACACGGTGCCAGCCAGGTCGCCTCGGCCATCGACGCGCGCATGGACGAAGTGTATTGGGGTTGCTACCGCGAGACAGCGGGGGAGATGCGTCTGGTCGGCGCTGAAGCCGTGCTGCCACCAGAGTCGGCTGCGTTGCCGGCCGATGCCAACGGTGAGTGGTTTGGCGCGGGCACCGGTTGGGGATATGCCGAGCGTATCGCTGTCAGCCTGAGCGGGCAAGACGCAGGCATGTTGCCTCACGCTGAAGACTTGCTGACCCTGGCGCGCTTTGCCTGGGATCGTGGCGAGGCGATCGTCGCCGATGAGGCACAGCCGGTTTATCTGCGCGATAAAGTGGCGACGCCGAAGGCACGTTAA
- the ppc gene encoding phosphoenolpyruvate carboxylase, protein MTDIDARLREDVHLLGELLGNTIREQYGEGFLDKIEQIRKGAKADRRGSMDVELSASLNQLTEDELLPVARAFNQFLNLANIAEQYQLIHRREESQQAPFESRVLPELLARLRAEGHGAEALARQLGRLEIELVLTAHPTEVARRTLIQKYDAIAAQLAALDHRDLTTAERDQIKTTLQRLIAEAWHTEEIRRTRPTPVDEAKWGFAVIEHSLWQAIPNYLRKADQALHAATGLRLPLEAAPVRFASWMGGDRDGNPNVTAAVTREVLLLARWMAADLYLRDVDHLAAELSMQQASDELKAKAGDSAEPYRAVLKQLRERLRATRNWAHTALSAPAPATADVLQNNRDLLDPLELCYHSLHDCGMGVIADGPLLDCLRRAVTFGLFLVRLDVRQDSSRHSAAMTEITDYLGLGRYEDWSEEERIAFLMRELSNRRPLLPTYFKPSADTAEVLATCREIAAAPGASLGSYVISMAGAASDVLAVQLLLKESGVLRPMRVVPLFETLADLDNAGPVIEKLLLLPGYRARLQGPQEVMIGYSDSAKDAGTTAAAWAQYRAQERLVDICREQQVELLLFHGRGGTVGRGGGPAHAAILSQPPGSVAGRFRTTEQGEMIRFKFGLPDIAEQNLNLYLAAVLEATLLPPPPPTPEWRHLMDELAADGVSAYRAVVRENPQFVEYFRQSTPEQELGRLPLGSRPAKRRAGGIESLRAIPWIFGWTQTRLMLPAWLGWEAALSKALERGEGELLGQMREQWPFFRTRIDMLEMVLAKADAEIAQSYDGRLVEPDLLPLGAHLRDLLSQACTIVLGLTGQSQLLAHSPATLEFIRLRNTYLDPLHLLQAELLARSRQQDVAQGSPVEQALLVSVAGIAAGLRNTG, encoded by the coding sequence ATGACCGATATTGATGCACGCTTGCGCGAAGACGTTCACCTGCTGGGTGAGCTGCTGGGCAATACCATTCGTGAACAGTATGGCGAGGGGTTTCTCGACAAGATCGAGCAGATCCGCAAGGGCGCAAAGGCTGACCGTCGCGGCTCCATGGACGTCGAACTCAGCGCCAGCCTAAATCAGCTGACCGAAGATGAATTGCTGCCGGTCGCGCGGGCATTCAACCAGTTCCTCAACCTGGCCAACATCGCCGAGCAGTACCAATTGATTCATCGTCGTGAAGAATCCCAGCAGGCGCCGTTCGAATCCCGGGTGTTGCCAGAGTTGCTCGCTCGCCTGCGCGCCGAAGGTCACGGTGCGGAAGCCCTGGCCAGGCAATTGGGGCGACTGGAAATCGAACTGGTATTGACCGCACACCCGACCGAAGTCGCGCGGCGCACATTGATCCAGAAGTACGACGCCATCGCCGCGCAACTGGCCGCGCTGGACCACCGCGATCTGACCACTGCCGAACGCGATCAGATCAAAACCACGCTGCAGCGCCTGATCGCCGAAGCCTGGCACACCGAAGAAATCCGCCGCACGCGCCCCACACCGGTCGATGAAGCCAAGTGGGGTTTCGCGGTGATCGAGCATTCGCTTTGGCAGGCGATTCCCAACTACCTGCGAAAAGCCGATCAGGCGCTGCATGCCGCCACCGGCCTGCGTTTGCCATTGGAAGCTGCGCCGGTTCGGTTTGCGTCATGGATGGGCGGCGACCGCGATGGTAACCCCAACGTGACCGCGGCCGTGACCCGCGAGGTGCTGTTGTTGGCGCGCTGGATGGCGGCTGACTTGTACCTGCGTGATGTCGATCACCTCGCTGCCGAACTGTCGATGCAGCAGGCCAGTGATGAATTGAAAGCCAAGGCCGGGGACAGTGCCGAACCGTATCGGGCGGTGCTCAAGCAACTGCGCGAACGCCTGCGTGCGACGCGCAACTGGGCACACACCGCGCTGTCAGCACCTGCGCCAGCCACCGCCGATGTACTGCAAAACAATCGCGACCTGCTTGATCCCCTGGAGCTGTGTTACCACTCGTTGCACGATTGCGGCATGGGTGTGATCGCGGACGGTCCGCTGCTCGATTGCCTGCGCCGGGCTGTGACATTCGGCCTTTTCCTGGTGCGGCTCGATGTGCGTCAGGATTCGTCTCGGCACAGTGCGGCCATGACTGAAATCACCGATTACCTGGGCCTCGGTCGCTACGAAGACTGGAGCGAAGAGGAACGCATTGCCTTCCTGATGCGTGAACTGAGCAACCGCCGACCGTTGCTGCCCACCTACTTCAAACCGTCTGCCGACACGGCCGAAGTGTTGGCAACCTGCCGCGAAATCGCGGCTGCGCCGGGGGCGTCCCTCGGTTCGTACGTGATCTCCATGGCCGGTGCCGCTTCCGATGTGCTGGCTGTGCAATTGCTGCTCAAAGAGTCCGGCGTATTGCGGCCAATGCGCGTCGTGCCGTTGTTTGAAACCCTCGCCGACCTCGACAACGCCGGGCCGGTGATCGAGAAGCTGTTGCTGTTGCCGGGCTATCGCGCACGCTTGCAAGGGCCGCAGGAAGTGATGATCGGCTACTCCGACTCGGCCAAGGACGCCGGTACTACGGCGGCTGCATGGGCGCAGTATCGGGCGCAAGAACGATTGGTGGATATCTGCCGCGAACAACAAGTGGAACTGCTGTTGTTCCATGGCCGCGGTGGCACTGTGGGGCGTGGTGGTGGCCCGGCACATGCGGCGATTTTGTCGCAGCCACCGGGTTCGGTGGCGGGGCGTTTTCGCACCACTGAACAAGGCGAAATGATCCGATTCAAATTCGGCCTGCCGGACATCGCAGAACAGAACCTCAATCTGTACCTGGCGGCGGTGCTCGAAGCGACGCTGCTGCCGCCACCGCCGCCGACGCCAGAATGGCGGCACTTGATGGATGAATTGGCGGCAGATGGTGTCAGCGCTTACCGCGCCGTGGTGCGGGAAAATCCTCAGTTCGTCGAGTACTTCCGGCAGTCGACGCCGGAGCAGGAACTCGGACGTTTGCCGCTCGGCAGCCGTCCGGCCAAGCGTCGGGCCGGCGGAATTGAAAGCTTGCGGGCGATTCCGTGGATCTTCGGCTGGACCCAGACGCGCCTGATGTTGCCGGCCTGGCTCGGCTGGGAAGCGGCCTTGAGCAAGGCGCTGGAGCGCGGCGAAGGCGAGCTGTTGGGACAGATGCGCGAGCAGTGGCCGTTCTTCCGCACCCGTATCGATATGTTGGAAATGGTCCTGGCCAAGGCCGACGCGGAAATTGCCCAGTCCTATGACGGGCGTCTGGTCGAGCCGGATCTGTTGCCGTTGGGCGCGCACTTACGCGACCTATTGTCGCAGGCGTGCACCATCGTCCTCGGCCTGACCGGGCAGTCGCAGCTACTGGCACATAGCCCAGCGACCCTCGAGTTCATCCGTTTGCGCAACACCTACCTTGACCCGCTGCATCTATTGCAGGCCGAGTTGCTGGCCCGTTCGCGGCAACAGGACGTGGCGCAGGGCAGCCCGGTAGAACAGGCGCTGCTGGTGTCTGTAGCGGGGATTGCCGCCGGATTGCGTAACACCGGCTAA
- a CDS encoding OmpA family protein — translation MKRNQLMIPALLAVTVSLAACSTPPNANLEQARTNYTGLQADPQASKVAALETKEASDYLGKADQAYRDKEDAAKVDQLAYLTNQRVEVAKQTIALRTAEANLKTTSAQRAEARLDARDQQIKQLKDSLNAKQTDRGTLVTFGDVLFATDKAELKSTGLMNINKLAQYLQENPDRKAIVEGYTDSTGTASHNQSLSERRAGSVRAALVKMGVDPTRVVAQGYGKEYPVADNTSTSGRAMNRRVEVTISNDNQPVIPRSAVSANTQ, via the coding sequence ATGAAGCGTAATCAACTGATGATCCCTGCTCTACTGGCTGTTACCGTGTCTTTGGCGGCCTGCTCGACACCTCCCAACGCCAACCTCGAACAGGCCCGCACCAACTACACCGGCCTGCAAGCCGACCCGCAGGCGAGCAAAGTTGCCGCCCTGGAAACCAAGGAGGCCAGCGACTATCTGGGCAAGGCCGACCAGGCTTACAGAGACAAGGAAGACGCGGCCAAGGTTGATCAGCTTGCCTATTTGACCAACCAGCGGGTTGAAGTGGCCAAGCAAACCATCGCCCTGCGTACCGCGGAAGCCAATCTGAAAACCACCTCGGCACAACGGGCCGAAGCGCGCCTTGACGCTCGCGATCAGCAGATCAAACAACTCAAGGACAGCCTCAACGCCAAGCAGACCGACCGCGGGACACTGGTGACGTTCGGTGACGTGCTATTCGCCACAGACAAGGCCGAGCTGAAATCCACCGGGCTGATGAACATCAACAAACTGGCGCAGTACCTTCAGGAGAATCCCGACCGCAAAGCGATCGTCGAGGGTTACACCGATAGCACCGGTACGGCATCGCACAACCAGTCGTTGTCGGAACGTCGCGCGGGTTCCGTACGAGCGGCGCTGGTGAAAATGGGCGTTGACCCAACCCGCGTCGTCGCCCAGGGCTATGGCAAGGAATACCCGGTGGCAGACAACACCAGCACCTCGGGACGGGCGATGAATCGTCGGGTGGAGGTGACCATTTCCAATGACAACCAACCGGTGATACCGCGTTCGGCGGTGAGTGCCAATACGCAGTAA
- a CDS encoding flavohemoglobin expression-modulating QEGLA motif protein has protein sequence MDDYQQSIRILSDRIVLAQTPIRVLDAVKWDDSIRQGFLKAKGKEMPAIDRDYYLNRPLAFDSSKVKLEFQNIERDITRQLGQFNPVGQIMRRMCKEYRMVIRMLEARGTEDFGLISQELYGAASDAFHAGDPTLSDLGLMLSDYLNNIDGRGDLKDEPKTLTAKEAVEMLQHRLNKVFGEAEETIRVFESDGIVADAAAGADYIKIRSDAMFNNRDVRALEVHEGLVHVGTTLNGLNQPICTFLSKGPPSSTVTQEGLAILMEIITFASYPSRLRKLTNRTRAIHMVEEGADFMQVFEFFREQGFEMPESYSNTSRVFRGSVPTGLPFTKDLSYLKGFIMIYNYIQLAVRKGKLEQIPLLFCGKTTLEDMRTLRQLVDEGLVVPPKYLPEQFRDMNALSAWMCFSNFLNHLSLDRIEADYSNIL, from the coding sequence GTGGACGATTACCAGCAGTCGATACGCATATTGTCCGATCGCATTGTGCTGGCGCAGACGCCCATTCGCGTCCTCGATGCGGTCAAGTGGGACGACAGCATTCGCCAGGGTTTTCTCAAGGCCAAGGGCAAGGAAATGCCGGCGATCGATCGCGACTATTACCTCAACCGGCCGCTGGCGTTCGATTCCAGCAAAGTGAAGCTGGAATTCCAGAACATCGAGCGCGACATCACCCGCCAGCTCGGCCAGTTCAACCCCGTCGGCCAGATCATGCGACGCATGTGCAAGGAATACCGCATGGTGATCCGCATGCTCGAAGCGCGCGGCACCGAGGACTTCGGCCTGATTTCCCAGGAGTTGTACGGCGCCGCCTCGGACGCCTTCCACGCCGGCGACCCGACCTTGTCCGACCTGGGCCTGATGCTCTCCGATTACCTGAACAACATCGACGGCCGTGGCGACCTCAAGGATGAACCCAAGACCCTGACCGCCAAGGAAGCGGTCGAGATGCTTCAGCATCGCTTGAACAAGGTGTTTGGCGAGGCGGAGGAAACCATTCGGGTATTCGAGTCTGATGGAATCGTCGCGGATGCGGCGGCGGGCGCGGACTACATCAAGATTCGCTCCGATGCGATGTTCAACAACCGTGACGTCCGCGCCCTGGAAGTCCACGAAGGGCTGGTGCACGTCGGCACCACGCTCAATGGTTTGAACCAGCCGATCTGCACCTTTCTCTCCAAGGGGCCGCCCTCGTCGACGGTGACTCAGGAAGGCCTGGCGATCCTGATGGAGATCATTACCTTCGCCTCTTACCCCAGTCGCCTGCGCAAACTGACCAACCGCACCCGCGCCATTCACATGGTCGAGGAGGGCGCCGACTTCATGCAAGTCTTCGAGTTCTTCCGCGAGCAAGGTTTCGAAATGCCCGAGAGTTACAGCAACACCAGCCGCGTTTTCCGTGGCTCGGTACCGACAGGTCTGCCATTTACCAAAGACTTGTCCTATCTCAAGGGCTTCATCATGATTTACAACTACATTCAGCTGGCCGTGCGCAAAGGCAAGCTGGAGCAGATACCGCTGCTGTTCTGCGGCAAGACCACGCTGGAAGACATGCGCACGTTGCGTCAGTTGGTGGACGAAGGCCTGGTGGTGCCGCCCAAGTACTTGCCGGAGCAGTTCCGCGACATGAACGCGCTGTCGGCGTGGATGTGCTTCTCGAACTTCCTCAACCACCTGAGTCTGGACCGGATCGAGGCGGATTACTCCAACATCCTGTAA